In Phaeodactylum tricornutum CCAP 1055/1 chromosome 21, whole genome shotgun sequence, the following proteins share a genomic window:
- a CDS encoding predicted protein, whose translation MSLRRRERHVGRSPLDGAGRLHSVLLDADEKRPRRPYWRKALRQLIIFCLSLMIFWVFYSSLPLARQSSLLDSIGRQFLSEMTWSIVRQERNAIAGLVVQIVPKATVLTDFKPMALPLLALPITTDDAEDFGALNINSLGTSDWVRSIAADEYEKYEAERGSWMDHMAQLQPNLPDKLLYNDDIVGKPTCRRNNWARVSHPTCNILHETRFDQSYEPTELFQEYKVKFAGDGAYRSVWILERPAVSTFALKQFQLEEYELGVREHFQVQKEASILDALSDSPRIINIHAHCGVSLFIESAVGTLEAELASTNGTIELHELGQLQRLDVHPLNNLTLAEKLDLALAMAESLADIHGFEGGAIGHGDIHPSQWLQMANGGVKLNDFNSAEIYEYNVDEGVYCKTYHNFPGAFRSPEEVQHRPSNEKIDVVPLGNSIYVLVTGLFPYYELGDSEKEANRKVKQGVHPYVDTRYRNRSVVERELIDVMERCWEFDPDSRVSSFEVVSRLRNLKAMVAEKQI comes from the coding sequence ATGTCTTTGAGAAGAAGAGAGAGGCACGTAGGCCGCAGTCCTCTTGATGGAGCTGGTCGGCTGCACTCGGTCCTGCTCGATGCCGACGAGAAACGACCCCGTCGGCCGTATTGGCGAAAGGCGTTACGGCAGCTTATCATTTTTTGTCTATCTTTGATGATTTTTTGGGTTTTCTACAGTTCTTTACCATTAGCCAGACAATCTTCTTTACTTGACTCGATTGGGcggcaatttctttccgaaaTGACCTGGTCGATCGTTCGACAAGAACGTAACGCGATTGCTGGGTTGGTTGTTCAGATTGTACCGAAAGCGACAGTTTTGACCGATTTTAAACCAATGGCTCTACCACTCTTGGCTCTGCCAATCACCACAGACGATGCTGAAGACTTTGGTGCTTTAAACATAAATTCGCTGGGTACTTCAGATTGGGTTCGTTCGATTGCCGCTGACGAATATGAAAAATATGAAGCGGAACGCGGTTCTTGGATGGATCACATGGCTCAGCTGCAGCCCAATCTTCCCGACAAACTGTTGTACAACGACGACATCGTGGGAAAGCCTACCTGTCGAAGGAACAACTGGGCTCGCGTGTCTCATCCCACATGTAATATTTTGCACGAAACCCGATTCGACCAATCCTACGAACCAACGGAACTATTTCAAGAATACAAAGTCAAGTTTGCGGGCGATGGTGCATATCGGAGTGTGTGGATTCTTGAGCGGCCGGCCGTATCTACGTTTGCTCTGAAACAGTTTCAGCTAGAAGAATACGAGTTAGGTGTTCGTGAGCACTTTCAAGTTCAGAAAGAAGCCTCGATCCTGGACGCGTTGTCCGACAGCCCTCGTATCATTAATATCCACGCCCATTGTGGAGTATCTCTTTTCATCGAATCAGCGGTTGGTACGCTAGAAGCAGAATTGGCGTCCACAAACGGAACGATTGAGTTGCATGAACTCGGCCAGTTGCAACGATTAGACGTGCACCCCCTGAACAATTTGACACTGGCAGAAAAGCTGGACCTCGCCTTAGCTATGGCAGAATCTTTGGCAGATATACACGGTTTTGAAGGTGGGGCAATCGGCCACGGCGATATACATCCCTCACAGTGGCTTCAAATGGCAAATGGCGGCGTCAAACTAAATGATTTCAACTCCGCCGAAATATACGAGTACAATGTTGACGAAGGCGTCTATTGCAAAACTTATCACAACTTTCCAGGAGCATTCCGAAGTCCTGAAGAAGTCCAGCATCGCCCCTCCAACGAAAAGATTGACGTTGTGCCTTTGGGAAACAGCATTTACGTCCTCGTAACGGGACTTTTTCCGTACTACGAGTTGGGCGACAGTGAAAAGGAAGCAAATCGCAAGGTCAAGCAAGGAGTCCATCCTTACGTTGATACGCGCTACCGCAACCGATCTGTCGTCGAACGAGAACTTATTGACGTCATGGAACGTTGCTGGGAATTTGATCCAGATAGCCGAGTGTCTTCATTCGAAGTTGTGTCACGATTGAGAAATCTCAAAGCAATGGTCGCGGAGAAGCAAATCTAG
- a CDS encoding predicted protein, protein MQVYEFEVGPGARIVIHSEIGGVLASSPPFYDQETDMITIDLANFTGRLMMHSRERRPSPSILHEKAEISSGLLPNRSQTPPSVSSDIRAAQQDVIVPPGAKYGDDAHLAHDEISTPPQRQILPSGARNWKDAHLSQDRNSTQRQVSEPASTVPSTSSCSKDIFPIASSSATPYSPVSERERAVSPIEARDSVTSLESEEDKVTDQNMFGNVENDGQGNNSMDGREVQLPKKVSEPGFVAPIESDEGKQRTSSNVFQHVKDSFLDKAKKINFVGGAVKDTVSDDANCIGTEESTSILDGELPALKRLGANWGHMLMVASMRNRMPSRVRQRRLLENHLTPSGLDIEPPEKPPTTLHTLCGSPVVTLAELHACLEENSGAAAILDVNGRLPLHILGDNDELVGTLHGRQIGTAFGYALMKAYPEGVTTTDKVGHMPFVKLVDDWVLSIYETYRKSKRSDSIPNTARGIVDRVKGLTPRNMIHKGTDSTQTQAQSKSKSDLPSSSSAFPSEIKSVHTDRSDLFSLSCRAFPAVELWDEVEWAFEMLSLAMDELGGKSGGLHQENKRATVHHSIKDRSGRHLLSTHVVTIIPTLLKTVLLLEDDGKNTRKRLLGMSIFRRMLICPESVGPWLTQMLRRTGVPARRAVDYLVLMSESTVEDYVGGFRTIQSGDQDNFVDEKGLAFGKVDQLEGLIASLVTMDARETERAASTSVVWHVMSKNLGRPFVVALVLIDFCLHLVLLMAFRNDVEFQGRGESTAVVIFICVNYFLRKACEALALLNISTQVFRTYFSNVWVFFDISAIVLTLIAIIWNDRNPGSYRQGLNAFILALLWVKILGILKVLNRQMSTFILALIQILKDIRYFMVVLIVILFMFGDMMHIALSTKDNGQFCIVNEEAGTLSGPAEDFCSSEQFVYYLRMYGLLLGEFELDDYKETNAMIIIFVAFTLLGVVVLLNVLIAVISDSYEKAKISSMLLFGRARVQFVAQTSALESFLRPGAAPLVVTGFGERFETFVKSGSRFGRWLILLAIIGTAMNSEIYLVTRAIVVVRGNGFSFVTLFTLALLCVVLTLALCVVIVFTFDKALRKRLPAGITRQTDKVDTWSTYLIGLVGGRLFGLYDKTKSDTDHNNEEAEEWTGRMTYLEHAIEKQIKSASDNLKDEIRGVEKRIYERKFAAEAGPAA, encoded by the exons ATGCAAGTTTACGAATTCGAGGTCGGGCCGGGCGCTCGGATTGTCATTCATTCTGAGATTGGAGGTGTTTTGGCTTCAAGTCCACCATTTTATGATCAAGAGACTGATATGATCACCATTGATTTAGCGAATTTTACCGGAAGACTGATGATGCACAGTAGGGAGAGGCGCCCATCTCCCAGCATTCTACACGAAAAGGCTGAGATTTCCTCCGGACTACTTCCAAATCGAAGCCAAACTCCACCTAGCGTCAGTAGTGATATCAGAGCTGCCCAGCAGGATGTCATTGTCCCTCCTGGAGCTAAATACGGGGACGATGCTCATCTTGCTCACGACGAAATATCCACACCACCTCAAAGACAGATACTTCCTTCGGGAGCCAGAAACTGGAAGGATGCACACCTTTCGCAGGACAGAAATTCTACTCAACGACAAGTTTCCGAACCCGCTTCGACAGTCCCTTCAACTTCTTCTTGCTCGAAAGATATATTTCCAATTGCTTCATCAAGTGCCACTCCCTATTCGCCCGTTTcagaaagagaaagagcCGTCTCACCCATTGAAGCGCGTGATAGTGTTACTTCGTTAGAATCCGAGGAAGACAAAGTGACTGACCAGAACATGTTCGGAAACGTGGAAAACGACGGGCAAGGAAACAACAGTATGGACGGCCGAGAAGTGCAGCTACCAAAAAAGGTTTCGGAACCAGGTTTTGTTGCTCCTATCGAAAGCGATGAGGGCAAACAAAGGACGTCCTCAAACGTTTTCCAGCATGTCAAAGACAGCTTTCTTGACAAGGCCAAAAAGATCAATTTCGTTGGTGGGGCTGTGAAAGATACAGTGTCCGACGATGCAAACTGCATCGGTACGGAAGAATCAACGTCGATTCTTGACGGGGAGCTGCCTGCTCTCAAAAGGCTAGGTGCGAATTGGGGACACATGCTAATGGTCGCTTCGATGCGTAACCGCATGCCCAGCAGGGTCCGCCAGCGTCGCTTGCTAGAGAATCATTTGACGCCGAGCGGATTAGACATTGAGCCTCCCGAAAAGCCACCTACAACCTTGCACACGCTTTGTGGGTCCCCTGTTGTGACGTTGGCAGAATTGCACGCTTGCTTAGAAGAGAATTCCGGAGCAGCAGCAATCTTGGATGTCAATGGGCGATTGCCACTACATATTCTAGGCGACAATGATGAATTGGTAGGCACTCTCCATGGACGACAGATTGGTACAGCCTTCGGCTACGCTTTGATGAAAGCGTATCCAGAAGGAGTAACCACCACCGATAAGGTAGGGCACATGCCATTCGTAAAGCTTGTGGATGACTGGGTTTTGTCGATTTACGAGACCTACCGGAAGAGCAAGAGATCAGACTCGATACCCAACACGGCAAGAGGTATAGTAGATCGCGTTAAAGGCTTGACTCCTCGAAATATGATACACAAGGGCACCGATTCAACCCAGACGCAAGCGCAGTCGAAATCGAAGTCTGATCTTCCTAGCTCCAGCAGTGCATTTCCTTCGGAAATCAAGTCAGTGCATACTGATCGCTCGGActtgttttccttgtccTGTCGAGCATTTCCGGCGGTTGAATTGTGGGACGAGGTCGAGTGGGCATTTGAGATGCTCTCATTGGCTATGGATGAGCTTGGAGGCAAGAGCGGTGGCCTTCACCAAGAAAACAAACGCGCAACGGTGCACCATTCGATTAAAGACCGAAGTGGCCGGCATTTGCTATCGACACATGTTGTTACTATCATTCCGACACTTTTGAAGACTGTGCTTTTACTAGAAGATGACGGGAAAAATACTCGCAAGCGATTGCTTGGAATGTCCATTTTTCGGAGGATGCTAATATGTCCCGAATCCGTGGGACCATGGTTGACACAAATGTTACGCAGAACGGGTGTCCCTGCAAGGCGCGCTGTCGACTACCTTGTTTTGATGTCTGAATCGACCGTTGAAGACTACGTTGGAGGCTTCCGTACTATCCAATCTGGTGATCAAGACAACTTTGTTGACGAGAAGGGTTTAGCTTTCGGCAAAGTCGATCAGCTCGAAGGGCTCATTGCCTCACTTGTGACAATGGATGCTAGAGAAACGGAAAGGGCTGCTTCCACATCGGTGGTGTGGCATGTGATGAGCAAAAATCTTGGACGcccttttgttgttgcgctAGTGCTGATTGATTTTTGTCTACACTTGGTTCTTCTTATGGCTTTTA GAAACGATGTGGAGTTTCAAGGAAGAGGAGAATCAACAGCTGTTG TGATTTTTATTTGTGTAAATTACTTCCTCCGCAAGGCATGTGAAGCACTGGCACTTTTGAATATTTCGACACAAGTGTTTCGCACATACTTCTCCAACGTCTGGGTATTCTTTGATATCAGTGCAATTGTTCTAACTCTAATTGCTATCATTTGGAATGACCGGAATCCTGGATCGTATCGTCAAGGACTAAATGCCTTTATTCTCGCGCTTCTCTGGGTCAAAATTCTCGGAATTTTAAAAGTCCTTAATCGCCAAATGTCTACGTTCATTCTCGCTCTGATACAGATTCTGAAAGACATTCGTTACTTCATGGTCGTTTTGATTGTTATTCTTTTTATGTTTGGGGACATGATGCACATCGCTCTCAGTACTAAGGACAACGGTCAATTTTGTATTGTGAATGAAGAAGCGGGCACATTAAGTGGACCCGCAGAAGATTTTTGCTCCTCAGAGCAGTTCGTATACTATCTCCGCATGTACGGTTTGCTACTTGGCGAATTCGAATTAGACGACTACAAGGAGACAAACGCAATGATTATCATCTTTGTTGCTTTCACGCTGCTCGGCGTTGTTGTTCTCCTGAATGTACTGATTGCAGTAATTTCGGATTCAtacgaaaaggccaaaatCAGCAGCATGCTGCTGTTTGGCAGAGCTCGAGTGCAATTTGTGGCGCAAACATCGGCTTTAGAGTCCTTCCTGCGACCTGGGGCAGCACCATTGGTGGTCACAGGGTTTGGAGAACGTTTTGAAACATTTGTAAAATCAGGAAGCAGATTCGGACGGTGGTTGATCCTCTTGGCAATTATCGGTACCGCTATGAACTCGGAAATATACCTCGTCACTCGAGCTATTGTAGTGGTCAGGGGCAACGGTTTTAGCTTTGTTACTTTGTTCACAT TGGCATTGCTCTGTGTTGTTTTGACACTAGCCCTTTGTGTTGTAATAGTGTTCACTTTCGATAAAGCTTTGCGAAAAAGGTTACCTGCAGGGATCACCCGACAAACTGACAAGGTTGACACATGGTCAACATACCTTATTGGCTTAGTCGGAGGACGGCTTTTTGGTCTGTATGACAAAACGAAGTCAGACACTGACCATAACAATGAAGAGGCAGAAGAATGGACAGGACGCATGACTTATCTGGAGCATGCAATTGAGAAGCAAATTAAATCTGCTTCTGATAACCTCAAAGATGAAATTAGAGGCGTCGAAAAGCGAATCTACGAGCGCAAATTTGCTGCCGAGGCAGGACCTGCCGCGTAG
- a CDS encoding predicted protein, which yields MHPCSVFNVLLMMNSLTAATGISVKKQSPRSSTIPSSLPVSYKHDSALSPHRRVQSREPAGAECLFSRASWMRHRLLHHSITRPQRWLRRILVLEKIDDKVQAPSHNETNGENSLSFQTVSKDLSLPWWAYNLKDVKETQRLASMKLLLLADLEAIESRTVQLRGQTVNVTEAFPDVYSDLRMLRFLRKEKDQDPLSAAEHYRTFLQWRVTNRIDERIRVSVDQRPFEHLSDVVAEHFPCRFHLVDDLPDRSKLLPIVLHVGDWKTSEISNVICSKKELSLEEFLDHWIYLFESLHRQLYKESMKHESMIYVDEICDLSGMNRHQFSPSFVRKIMKPWLSLTQQYYPETTKQIQLLKPPRLLSMVWNTVACMISPGTVAKVQLVSKYDGTVDDFVREIYFDKPHQKT from the exons ATGCATCCCTGTAGTGTATTCAATGTGCTTCTCATGATGAATTCGCTGACAGCGGCGACGGGCATATCGGTGAAGAAACAGTCGCCTCGTTCAAGCACGATTCCATCATCTTTACCAGTCTCCTACAAACACGATTCGGCTCTTTCGCCACATCGACGGGTCCAAAGTCGCGAACCTGCCGGGGCGGAATGTCTCTTTTCTCGAGCTTCGTGGATGCGCCATCGTTTGCTGCATCACTCCATAACACGACCGCAGCGTTGGCTCCGACG TATTTTGGTATTGGAAAAGATCGACGATAAGGTACAGGCCCCGTCTCACAATGAAACGAATGGAGAGAATTCACTTAGTTTTCAAACTGTCTCAAAGGATCTTTCGCTACCCTGGTGGGCATACAATCTCAAAGACGTAAAAGAAACCCAGCGACTTGCCAGCATGAAACTCCTGTTACTAGCTGATTTGGAAGCCATTGAAAGTCGCACTGTCCAACTTCGCGGTCAAACAGTCAACGTTACGGAGGCTTTTCCTGATGTATACAGTGATTTACGTATGTTGCGTTTTTtacggaaagaaaaagatcAGGACCCCTTGTCTGCAGCTGAACACTACCGCACCTTTTTACAGTGGCGAGTAACCAATCGCATCGACGAACGTATTCGAGTATCCGTTGACCAGCGACCCTTTGAGCACTTGTCTGACGTTGTCGCGGAGCATTTTCCTTGTCGATTTCATTTGGTGGATGATCTTCCCGATCGATCGAAACTGCTACCGATTGTACTGCATGTTGGTGACTGGAAGACATCCGAGATTTCCAATGTGATTTGTAGCAAGAAAGAGCTATCCCTGGAAGAATTCCTGGACCATTGGATTTATCTTTTTGAATCCTTGCATCGGCAGTTGTATAAAGAAAGCATGAAACACGAAAGCATGATATACGTGGATGAGATCTGCGATCTATCAGGGATGAATCGTCACCAATTTTCTCCCAGCTTCGTCCGCAAAATCATGAAGCCTTGGTTGTCTTTGACTCAACAATATTATCCGGAAACTACCAAGCAGATCCAGCTGTTGAAGCCTCCCCGTCTTTTGTCTATGGTGTGGAATACCGTTGCTTGCATGATTTCCCCCGGTACGGTCGCTAAAGTCCAGCTTGTGTCCAAGTACGATGGGACggtggacgactttgtcCGCGAGATTTACTTCGACAAACCACACCAGAAAACCTGA
- a CDS encoding predicted protein, which yields MEVQSSKGQLQTVASLRKLLEDTLPLDNVVYAFGYGSGVLSQEIVTKEKADDSNMIDVIMVVDDAFSFHQTNILLNPAHYALPFWTRFRKSMPEVWATWWQRHSVNNQLLRNPRVYFNIAPGLKYGVVQANDLVDDLQHWNYLYLAGRMHKPIVPILERPSPALAEITNAQLQFNLPAALSASLLLLSESSSFTNIPEETVYTQIASLSYAGDFRMQTGAEDPQKVRKLVQSPGQLERFRNLYSDAIRLLEGQGMLSITKGQSNTLQWAWDGANANTQSALFKSLPPVLQSEYDSQKSQQALQKMRNALPAIVAPAARYQSLKGLITAGPRKSWVYAMRKLSKGLLKR from the coding sequence ATGGAGGTTCAATCCTCGAAAGGGCAGCTGCAGACCGTCGCGAGTCTACGAAAGCTGTTAGAAGACACATTGCCTTTAGACAACGTGGTGTACGCTTTCGGCTACGGCTCAGGCGTTTTGTCGCAAGAGATCGTCACAAAAGAGAAGGCCGACGATTCGAACATGATCGATGTGATCATGGTGGTTGACGACGCTTTTTCATTTCATCAAACCAATATCCTCCTGAATCCAGCTCATTACGCCCTTCCCTTCTGGACTCGTTTTCGGAAAAGCATGCCAGAGGTCTGGGCGACTTGGTGGCAGCGACACAGCGTCAACAATCAACTTTTGCGTAATCCACGGGTCTACTTCAACATTGCGCCAGGCTTGAAGTATGGTGTTGTGCAAGCCAACGATCTGGTGGACGATCTTCAACATTGGAATTATCTATACTTGGCGGGACGCATGCATAAACCAATCGTTCCCATTCTTGAGCGACCATCACCCGCGTTGGCTGAAATTACAAATGCCCAGCTCCAATTTAACCTCCCAGCAGCATTGTCTGCTTCTCTTTTACTCCTATCCGAATCTTCGTCGTTCACAAATATCCCGGAAGAGACCGTGTATACACAAATTGCGTCACTTTCATACGCCGGCGATTTCCGTATGCAAACTGGCGCAGAGGATCCTCAAAAGGTTAGAAAGCTCGTCCAAAGTCCTGGTCAGCTTGAACGATTCCGCAATCTCTATAGTGATGCTATACGGCTGCTTGAAGGGCAAGGAATGCTAAGTATTACAAAGGGCCAGTCAAACACCTTACAATGGGCTTGGGATGGAGCAAACGCGAATACTCAATCTGCCCTGTTCAAATCTTTGCCCCCTGTGCTACAATCCGAATATGATAGTCAGAAGTCACAGCAAGCTCTGCAAAAAATGCGCAATGCACTACCTGCTATCGTCGCTCCAGCTGCACGGTACCAATCGCTGAAAGGGCTCATTACTGCCGGCCCACGAAAGTCATGGGTTTATGCTATGCGTAAGCTTTCAAAAGGATTGCTGAAACGATGA
- a CDS encoding predicted protein has protein sequence MKIVIVGGVAAGASAAARARRLDEHAEILLLQSGPDVSFASCGMPYLIGNEITDRASMAVQTPQSLNARLNIIVRVNTKVNEINTTDQTVVARNETTGDIYTEPYDELVLAVGAAPFKPPIPGIDRPGLFTLRNLQEMDAIVQWLNVKTETKKPADMHCVVAGAGFIGLEMVEQLHHRGMNVTLVEMMPQILAPMDQEMAAMLHKDLEDHDVNVIVGDAIKEFAAYEKDADSSVLTLQSGRVLPPAQLTILGLGVRPDTGVVKAAGIELSPRGHILVDEHLHTSAANVWAAGDAVEIINPILPDEKWAVPLAGPANRQGRMIADNIYGKKRSFRGTYAVSVVRSFDLYAACVGLNEKFLKAKNVPYNVVHVHPNSHAGYYPGAEKIHLKLVFDKESGKIYGAQAVGKDGVEKRIDVIGTAMQGKMTVSDLAELELCYAPPVGSAKDPVNFAGMAAQNIMDGLISNVEWYEMDDLVKNPDVFVLDVRGGAEIEKTGKLAEKAVNIPVDDLRARLSEVPKDKRIVVSCASGQRSYYACRILKQNGYANVDNLDGAYLTFHAAHPEPAA, from the coding sequence ATGAAGATAGTGATTGTCGGAGGAGTCGCTGCCGGGGCTAGTGCCGCTGCCCGTGCTCGCCGTTTGGACGAACACGCCGAGATTCTTCTCTTGCAGTCTGGACCGGACGTATCCTTCGCATCATGCGGCATGCCTTACTTGATCGGAAACGAAATAACCGACCGCGCCTCTATGGCCGTTCAAACACCGCAATCCTTGAACGCTCGTCTCAATATCATTGTTCGAGTCAATACCAAGGTCAATGAAATCAATACAACCGACCAGACTGTTGTCGCTCGGAATGAAACCACCGGGGATATCTACACCGAACCCTACGATGAACTTGTTCTGGCAGTGGGTGCGGCTCCCTTCAAGCCTCCGATCCCTGGTATTGACCGTCCTGGATTGTTCACGCTCCGCAATCTTCAGGAAATGGATGCCATCGTTCAGTGGCTCAATGTCAAAACTGAAACCAAGAAGCCCGCTGACATGCACTGTGTGGTTGCTGGGGCGGGATTTATCGGACTCGAAATGGTAGAACAGCTACATCATCGCGGCATGAACGTGACTCTGGTCGAAATGATGCCACAGATCCTGGCCCCTATGGATCAGGAAATGGCAGCTATGCTACACAAAGATCTCGAAGACCACGATGTTAACGTGATTGTTGGAGACGCCATCAAAGAATTTGCCGCCTACGAGAAGGATGCAGATAGCTCGGTGCTGACTTTACAATCCGGACGTGTCCTTCCTCCTGCCCAGTTGACGATTCTTGGCCTTGGTGTCCGCCCCGACACGGGCGTAGTCAAGGCAGCGGGCATCGAGCTTTCGCCTAGAGGCCACATTCTCGTTGATGAACACTTGCACACATCCGCAGCAAATGTTTGGGCTGCTGGTGACGCCGTTGAAATCATTAACCCAATTTTGCCGGATGAAAAGTGGGCCGTCCCCTTAGCAGGTCCAGCGAATCGCCAAGGTCGCATGATTGCCGACAACATATACGGCAAAAAACGCTCTTTTCGGGGAACGTACGCGGTCAGTGTAGTACGGTCCTTTGATCTATACGCAGCCTGCGTCGGTCTTAATGAAAAGTTTCTCAAAGCCAAGAATGTTCCCTATAATGTCGTGCATGTACATCCCAACAGCCATGCCGGATATTATCCTGGCGCCGAAAAGATCCATCTCAAACTGGTCTTTGACAAGGAGTCTGGAAAAATTTACGGCGCTCAGGCCGTAGGCAAGGACGGCGTTGAAAAACGGATTGACGTGATTGGGACTGCCATGCAGGGTAAAATGACGGTGTCGGACTTGGCCGAGTTGGAGCTCTGCTATGCCCCTCCGGTTGGTTCGGCAAAAGATCCAGTCAACTTTGCCGGCATGGCGGCTCAAAACATTATGGACGGGCTCATTTCCAATGTGGAATGGTACGAAATGGATGATCTCGTCAAAAATCCTGACGTATTTGTTTTGGATGTTCGTGGAGGAGCCGAAATCGAAAAGACTGGTAAGCTTGCAGAAAAGGCCGTCAATATCCCCGTCGATGATTTGCGTGCCCGACTCTCCGAGGTACCGAAGGACAAGCGTATTGTTGTGTCGTGTGCTTCAGGGCAACGGTCGTATTATGCTTGCCGTATTTTGAAGCAAAACGGGTATGCCAACGTGGACAATTTGGACGGTGCCTACTTAACCTTTCACGCCGCCCATCCAGAACCGGCTGCGTAA
- a CDS encoding predicted protein: MGSRKRGIDQLFSQKGGGLTTGGSFRIRLVKGPNGTIHADPVDPRAPLESFPLVAKFSESVVKPNFQKIPWKDGRLYQQDVPKPAADSDEEEVEQPKKRWKYNRRRQDAPRRQWILQEQVDFLETMVARREKRAMDSKKLSSRYEGLPEHNPSHYVLLSQSLYDDEIIQVQNVPAPNGTIAFAQPASRKTYSLAEAEQVIEDQRAGVKVKTMHGHNEESNGGGTLRFVPKSKDSSKSRLLNKLTARAKVDADDEADDVMGDVTYKHRKGSGGGSKARKELFNHLGDGVKVSDDGVLGGTNDGVFGGRQRFGQFHAEAKKAASTEGGDGNEEKGADGLAMADDFYQRDVQAEYEELDYDANEQFDDDDVDLGEGEMHVDGGGYGEEDEDQDLSDLELEEEVVGGAEGLATAAGFKMLLAKARGELSAQPAAADDSDTTSAISDRPKKDDNARGSPVSKSEADKPDEDDYIVAIKAAAEKSRIAATEKAKAQTAAAATVAVKPMETASAIETDENGLRLITLEAVRREIWLNHGQIPIKRLMKIFDVKKKSAADRQNKFREVVKELCIMKSDPVGGRLLVLKQHYSNM; encoded by the coding sequence ATGGGGTCAAGAAAACGAGGCATCGATCAGCTTTTTTCTCAAAAGGGAGGCGGCTTGACTACAGGAGGTTCCTTCCGAATTCGATTAGTGAAAGGTCCCAACGGCACGATCCATGCCGACCCTGTAGATCCGAGGGCTCCGCTCGAGTCTTTTCCACTGGTAGCGAAATTTTCCGAGTCCGTGGTCAAACCAAACTTTCAAAAAATACCTTGGAAAGACGGTCGGCTCTACCAACAGGATGTACCGAAACCAGCAGCGGATTCCGATGAGGAAGAGGTAGAGCAACCGAAAAAGCGATGGAAGTACAATCGGCGACGTCAGGATGCACCCAGGCGACAATGGATTCTGCAGGAGCAGGTAGATTTTCTCGAAACCATGGTAGCTCGACGAGAAAAGCGAGCAATGGATTCAAAAAAACTGTCCAGTCGTTACGAGGGGTTACCGGAACATAATCCATCGCACTACGTCTTACTATCACAGTCCTTATACGACGATGAGATCATCCAAGTACAAAATGTACCAGCACCAAACGGTACGATCGCTTTCGCGCAACCAGCTTCCCGAAAGACATACAGCCTCGCCGAAGCTGAACAAGTGATTGAGGATCAACGTGCCGGTGTCAAAGTGAAAACTATGCATGGACACAATGAAGAATCCAACGGAGGTGGAACATTGCGTTTTGTACCCAAGAGCAAAGATAGTAGCAAGTCACGTTTGCTGAACAAGCTTACAGCCCGGGCAAAAGTAGACGCTGATGATGAAGCGGACGATGTCATGGGCGACGTTACGTATAAACATCGCAAAGGCTCAGGTGGAGGTAGCAAAGCACGCAAGGAACTTTTCAATCATCTCGGTGATGGGGTCAAAGTGAGCGACGATGGTGTTTTGGGTGGGACAAATGATGGCGTATTCGGCGGTCGGCAACGATTTGGACAATTTCAtgccgaagccaagaaagcGGCATCCACGGAAGGAGGCGATGGTAACGAAGAAAAGGGAGCCGATGGACTGGCCATGGCGGACGACTTTTACCAGCGCGACGTCCAAGCAGAATACGAAGAACTGGATTACGATGCCAACGAACagtttgacgacgacgacgtggatCTTGGAGAAGGTGAAATGCATGTGGACGGTGGAGGATACGGAGAGGAGGACGAAGACCAGGATTTAAGTGATTTGGAACTTGAGGAAGAAGTAGTCGGAGGGGCTGAAGGTTTGGCCACTGCTGCTGGTTTTAAAATGCTACTAGCCAAGGCCCGTGGCGAGCTTTCAGCGCAACCAGCTGCGGCCGATGATTCCGATACGACCAGTGCCATCAGTGATAGGCCCAAAAAAGACGACAACGCCAGAGGCTCCCCAGTGTCCAAAAGTGAAGCGGACAAGCCAGATGAAGACGATTACATTGTCGCAATTAAGGCTGCAGCAGAGAAGTCTCGTATTGCGGCTACTGAAAAAGCGAAAGCGCAGACAGCCGCAGCCGCGACCGTGGCTGTCAAACCTATGGAGACCGCTTCGGCAATTGAGACGGACGAAAATGGGCTTCGACTGATCACTTTGGAGGCCGTCCGTCGGGAAATTTGGCTAAATCATGGACAAATCCCAATCAAACGGCTTATGAAGATTTTTGACGTCAAGAAGAAGTCGGCTGCAGATCGGCAAAACAAGTTCCGCGAGGTTGTCAAAGAATTGTGTATTATGAAAAGCGATCCAGTCGGAGGTCGTCTGTTGGTTCTTAAGCAGCACTACTCCAACATGTGA